GGTCTTTGCTGAGGAAACGGGCATAAAACCGGGTTACTAACTCGGAAATGGGGGTAATTTCCGAGTAATTTTGATGTCTACAAGCGAGGAGAGGATTTGGTTTAGCTGTATTAGTTTTCAGAGTAGCGACAAGATTCAAGATATCTGATGATACAGCACTGGCGGTAGCACCAGCCCCAGCCCCAGGACCGAATAACATCACTTGTCCTATCGGTTCTCCCTCAATCAGAATAGCATTGTAAACACCGTTAATACTAGCTAAAGGGTGGCTGTGGGGAACTAGGGTAGGATGAACTCTCACGGAAAGTTGGGAGTTATCTTCATCTAAATGTTGAGCTATTCCTAGTAATTTAATTACGAATCCTAATTTAGCGGCATAGGCAATATCTGTTTTTGTAACTTGACGAATTCCTTCACAATGGACATCTTCCCGATTGATTCGCCCGTCAAATCCTAAAGATGCCAAAATAGCAATTTTATCTCCAGCATCTAAACCATCCACATCCGCTGTGGGGTCAGCTTCAGCATAACCCAATTTTTGAGCATCTGCTAAGACATGATCAAATTCACTACCTTCTGTTTGCATCCTGGTGAGGATATAGTTGGTTGTGCCATTGACAATGCCCATGATAGCACTAATGCGATTAACGCTTAAAGATTGTTTCAGGGGTTGAATTACAGGAATACCGCCACCAACGGCAGCTTCTAGCAGCACATAGACACCCGCTTGATTAGCAGCGGTGAATATTTCGCCACCAAATCGAGAAATCACGGCTTTATTGGCAGTAACTACGTGCTTACCATTTTTAATAGCTGTCAAGATGAGTGTGCGTGCGGGTTCTAATCCCCCCATCAGTTCTACAACTATATCTACGGCTGGATCATTAACAATTGCTTCTAAATCCGTAGTTATCACCTCTGGGGATAATTCTACAGCACGGGGTTTCGTGAGCGATCGCACACCCACTCGATAGATTTCCATTTCCTGTAACAGCGGATGACGACCTACTTTGTCTTGCAACAGTTGTACTGTCCCCGTTCCCACCGTACCTAATCCAAGTATTCCTAATTTGACAGCCACAGATTTTGCACCCACATTAAATTTACATAAAACAATTGTAGGCAGAGCCATAAGCCCTACCTACTAATTATCTGCTTTTAATTGTCTAATAACCAATGACCAATGACCACTCACCATTGACCAATAACAAATTAGTATGTTTCTACGTGCCAGCGGTGAGCTTTTTTTAGATCCTTTTGGTAATCACTCCAAGTCACACCTTCCTTAGCAGCAGCAGCACTTAAAGCGGCATCAATGCCCTCTTCCATACCGCGCAAACCGCAGATGTAAGTGTGAGTTTTTTCGTTTTTAATCAACTGCCACAATTCATCAGCGTGTTCTGCAACTCGGTCTTGGATATACATTCTGCCACCTGCGGGGTTATTTTGTTCCCGGCTGATAGCATAGGTAAGACGGAAGTTTTTGGGATATTTCTCTTGCATTGCTTCCAATTCTTCTTTGTAGAGAATATTGGGAGATGTTGGCACACCAAACAACAACCAGGAAAATCCTTTAAATTGATATTCTGGATTAGCTTTTCTTTCTGCATCCTTAAACATCCGCCACAGGTAAGTCCGCATAGGCGCAATACCTGTACCTGTTGCTAACATGATCACATTAGCTTCAGGATCTTCCGGCAATAACATTTCCTTACCAACAGGACCAGTGATTTTGACATCATCACCTGGTTTAATTTTAGTCAGATAGGTAGAACAAACACCATAAACCGTTTCACCTGTTTCTGGATGCTTGTACTCTAACTGACGAACACACAGAGATATTGTTTTATCATCTAGATTATCGCCGTGACGAGTAGAAGCAATGGAGTACAGTCTGAGTTTTTCAGGCTTACCATTCTTATCTACACCAGGAGGAATAATCCCAATACTTTGTCCTTCTAAATACCTCAAGTTGCCAGCAGACAGGTCAAACTTGAGATGTTGAACAATCCCAATTCCACCTTCTTTAACTAATGTTTCATTAGAAATACACTTACCAATAAACGGAGCATTAGGACGGTAAATGTTCACAGGA
The DNA window shown above is from Anabaena sp. WA102 and carries:
- a CDS encoding homoserine dehydrogenase, which codes for MAVKLGILGLGTVGTGTVQLLQDKVGRHPLLQEMEIYRVGVRSLTKPRAVELSPEVITTDLEAIVNDPAVDIVVELMGGLEPARTLILTAIKNGKHVVTANKAVISRFGGEIFTAANQAGVYVLLEAAVGGGIPVIQPLKQSLSVNRISAIMGIVNGTTNYILTRMQTEGSEFDHVLADAQKLGYAEADPTADVDGLDAGDKIAILASLGFDGRINREDVHCEGIRQVTKTDIAYAAKLGFVIKLLGIAQHLDEDNSQLSVRVHPTLVPHSHPLASINGVYNAILIEGEPIGQVMLFGPGAGAGATASAVSSDILNLVATLKTNTAKPNPLLACRHQNYSEITPISELVTRFYARFLSKDQAGVIGRLGTCFGNYGVSLESVVQTGFQGELAEIVVVTHNVREGDFRQALAEIQAMESIDSIPSVLRVL
- the petH gene encoding ferredoxin--NADP reductase: MYNQGAVEGAANIESGSRVFVYEVVGLRQVEETDQTNYQIRRSGSVFIRVPYNRMNQEMRRITRLGGKIVSIQSVTALQQLNRKVDLVVNEKVELATADIKVSSEVAAEVSANKDEHGKSTPVSNVSEAKGFAKTPAKDKKGNSMTQAKAKKDAHADVPVNIYRPNAPFIGKCISNETLVKEGGIGIVQHLKFDLSAGNLRYLEGQSIGIIPPGVDKNGKPEKLRLYSIASTRHGDNLDDKTISLCVRQLEYKHPETGETVYGVCSTYLTKIKPGDDVKITGPVGKEMLLPEDPEANVIMLATGTGIAPMRTYLWRMFKDAERKANPEYQFKGFSWLLFGVPTSPNILYKEELEAMQEKYPKNFRLTYAISREQNNPAGGRMYIQDRVAEHADELWQLIKNEKTHTYICGLRGMEEGIDAALSAAAAKEGVTWSDYQKDLKKAHRWHVETY